TCCCAGTTGCCATCATGTGGGTGTTGATGTTTGAAAGCAAATATGTGTCACTAACGTTTAAATCTTGGATGGAAATGGCATTGTTATATCCTATGTTATTTTGCCCTTTGGTACAGGAATGTCCCGCTGCTTTTGTTTTCTTCAAGAATCGTTATGCTGCTGTTGTTGCTGCACAAGTTCTTCAATCATCAAATCCCATGTTATGGGTGACACAACTAGCTCCAGAGCCACATGATGTTTATTGGTCAAACCTTGGCATACCATACAAGCAAGTTTGGGTCCGTAAAATAGTAGTTCTTCTAATTGCTTTGGCCTTTGTGTTTGTGTTTCTTTTTCCAGTTACACTTGTGCAAGGCTTGACTCAACCACAAGTGCTAATACATTGGTTTCCACAAATTAAAGAAGTTTTAAAACTGTGAGTAGCATTCTCAAACTCTATTGTGAAATCGGTGTTAGCTTGTTAGtctattatgttgctattattaCATATTGCAGTCAAGGTTGATGCCTGATGCAATGAACAGGGATATGGAAATTGCAACGAGTTGGACCATATGCATTTATAGAAGAAATAATGCATGGAAAGAACCATAGAGAGACACCCTATTTGTACTGCAATTTCTATCATTCTAAGCTCCTCATTTATGATAATGACATCCCTAAGAATGCTGCTATTGATTCTGATGATTTTGGGAATTATATAGAAATTAGAATGGTTGGAAATATCTAGTACAGCTGACACTAACTGATCAACTTATGGAAGTATGTTATTTGTAGCAGCTccttttctttgattcttttcaGTACATCATAATTTGCTGTTTTGGTTATTAGTGGAAATGTGGCAATTATCGTAGAGGACCTGCAATGTTTGTGATCCTATTATGTTTGTTGTTTTGAGCAGGAAGTTTCTAAACCGGCTGGTAACAGGTTACCTACCAAGTGTGATTCTGATATTATTTCTGTATACTGTTCCACCAATCATGATGCTGTTATCCAGAATTGAAGGAAATGTTTCACGTAGTGATAGGAAAAAGAGTGCATgcattaaaattttatacttcaCAATCTGGAATGTTTTCTTCGTTAATGTTCTTTCCGGATCCTTTATCAACCAAATGAGTATTTTCTCACAAATTAAAGAGCTGCCCATGATGCTTGCCAAACAAGTGCCTACCCAGGTAATTTTTCATCACTCCCTAATAGTTGGCTTAATAACAACTAACATCCTGCTGCAAAAGTGTACACTTTAATGCCCTTGCCGTTTCTTTCATCACCATGTTCATGTTGCAAAAAGGTTGCGTTTGGTCCCTTTTATATGTCATGTGGTTGTGAATCTTCAGCTTCTAACTGTAGATGTTGTTCTTGTCCTTTTTATTATCTGCAGGCTACCTTCTTTACAACTTATGTTCTGTCATCAGGCTGGGCTAGCTTGGCCTTTGAACTCCTACAATTGTTTGCTCTTATTTGCAATATCTTGAGAAGATTCATACTAAGAAGTAAGAAAGAGCCAACTAATATTGCTCTAACCTTCCCTCACCATACTGAAATTCCCCGACTTCTTCTGTTTGGGCTCCTCGGCTTTACACTTTCTATCCTTGCACCCATAATACTGCCCTTCTTGCTGGTTTACTTCTTTCTTGCCTTCCTTGTCTATCGAAACCAGGTTCGTTTTTGCCTCATTGATTTATGTCCATCCTTTGTTTTTTGCTTCTTGTTGATCAAATAATAGTCATTTGCAACTGTTTATTTTGTGACCACCAAGTTTCTTAATATAGGAATGTGTTTTCTGCAGTCAGTAGACCTTGTATGTAATTTCAGTGCCTGATGATCATGTTATTCCAGTATTCTGTTTACATATTCATCATTAGGTCAAGCATAGTTTGTTGATGACAATTCAATCAAGTGCAAGACAGATTCTGAAGAATTCAACTTTAcctgttttatgatttttattttattctttttacagATTCTCCATGTATATGTAACAAAATATGAGAGCGCAGGACAGTTCTGGCCTATTGTTCACAACGCAACAATCTTCTCTTTAGTGTTGACACAGGTTATTGCGGTGGCAGTCTTAGCCATGAAAAAATCGCCAATGGCTTCTGGTTGCACCATTCCCCTCATAATAATCTCTCTTCTGTTCAATGAGTACTGCAGAAAGAGGTTTTCCCAGGTTTTCAAGAGGAACCCTGCACAGGTAATTAGAGCCAGAACTCTTACACTCTTTCTCTAGAAAACTTCCCCAACCATTTTCTCAATCGGCTGTACAGGTTCTTATAGAGATGGATCGACGAGACGAGCAATGGGGGAAGGAAGAAGGGATATATAATCGGTTGCGATCAGAATACTGCCAGTTAGCCTATATTTCAAGGGACTTGACCATTTCTAAGGATTTTAGTGTTGCCGGACCCAACCGGCAGAGTCGTACTGATCATAATAGTCCCCAAGGTGCAGATGAGAATTCACTGAAGCAAGGTATGTTTGTTGTGAGTTTTTGGTGGTTCCTTCATTCCATCCAGGAAACCCATATTGAATCTGTACTTTCAACTTTTCAGGAACTCACCATATTAAATTACAGAAATAGTGGGCAGTCGTCCATAGCAGTTCAGAAAAGGGGAGGGACCTAAAACTGATTCATTGATTTCATTCATTCTTATTCTTTAGAGAAACATAAATGATTAGAGGCTGTGTTAGATGGCAATGGGAAAATAGCAAGTAGGATATGAAGAGTAGGTGACATTTTTTGGCTCTACTTTCCATTATGATTCTCATAGTTTGTGGAGCACAGATACGATTAGACAACAAGCACAGATACAGTTTGATATGTATACCATACATTGTAGAATTTCAAAGGAAAAAGTAAAGAGTGTTGTTCTATCTTGTTAATGTGGGAAACATAATCAAATCATACTTCCTTGATTACTCTCTTTTCTACAACTTTGGTTGCACTCTTCCTTATATAAGCAAAGGATGTTATATGTAATTTatgtgtatgaaaatttatgcaGCAACCGAGTTGGAATTGAGGCAGTAGTACCTTAAATTTCGGCTTTGTTGAAGGCAACACAGTACGGTCTGTATGGAACGGAGGACGCCAAAAGCTCCATTGTTTACAGTAATGGTCTTTTCTCTCACCTGAAGTTTCTTCTGTTTGTTTAGCAGAAAGGCTTGGTTGAAGGGATGATTTTTGGATCTCTTGGGCCAAATGGGATGAATCTCAACCCAAAATCATTGGGTCTAATTGGGCTTCTTTTGTAACTAAATTTTAGAAAATgtcaaggaaaaaaaataaaagcgaGTTGAGTTGAGTTTAGTTTAGACGgagtttttaattttatctttcataataattcagttcaaaatttttttaaattaattttagatattaatttttattttattttgataaaatatgatCTGCTTTACGACTTTTAGGTATCATTTTGATAAATTGTTTGATAAAAAATTAAGATTAGACTTCAATATTACATAAGGTTGAATACTTAAAACTTAGCATTTGATATATACTTTGTGAGTTGGAAACTTTTCTGTTAACTTCAATTAAAAAAAGATTGAAATTATTCTTTTTAACGCAAACGTTgactaaaacattatttttttgaaaatattctcATGGCAAACCTAGGTAGCACATTTCATACTGACATGatactatttgttttatatgtcatgttaataaataattataaaaaaattcaaaagaataaaaaatgaagtCCGCATTGATTGCTAGGTAGAGTGCCCTTTTTAGTtagaattttcattaaaaaatagaaattcgactatttttaaaaggttgatgatcaaatttgactatttttaaaaggttaagggtcaaatttaattaaaaaaagaataagaaatgatataattaaatattaaaagttataaTTAAGAAGTAGATTTATGGAATAAGGAagagaaaataataaatgaaaatttagataATAACAAAATTGGTGAATTGGCTCAATTAGCATTATtgttagttatatatattttctgGGTTTAAAATGGGTttggataataataaaaattgggGAGTTATTTTCTCATAATTATTCTAAGAATATCTTAATTATACCTTGCTATAATGTGAGACAAGTAGCTACATATTATATATTAGCATAAAtgaatttagaaaagaaaaagacaaaaatgtAAGCCCCAGAGAAGTATCATCATCTCCAAATCCTACTTTTTGGGTACATTCAAATCCCACTTTTGACGAAGCTAAACGAATGGCTTCCGACGGATATCATCCTACGAAAAAAACATTAATTTAGACCTACAGTTGATTTTGATGCATGCtataatatttgttgtttttacCCTACCCCCAAGACGTAGATCAATGAGTGTCACTATCagtatataatataatacaaGAGTGGGGGTGAAATAAGTCGTCGTTTGGTTGTTGTCATCCAGGAACAAGCTTGTTCAATTTTAATTAACtctcaaatattggaattcttgGTTTCTTCTCTTGGACCTTTTCTGCTCTGCTTCTTCCTCGCCTGGGATATTCTTTTTTGCTTTACAGTtattcaaattaaact
The genomic region above belongs to Gossypium hirsutum isolate 1008001.06 chromosome D05, Gossypium_hirsutum_v2.1, whole genome shotgun sequence and contains:
- the LOC107905171 gene encoding CSC1-like protein RXW8 isoform X1, with product MDVADLLTSAGINISVCVVAFSLYSVLRKQPSNACVYFTRRYISETIRHDDPFSLHRFVPSAGWIMQAWRATDEEILEAGGIDAVVFMRIVVLSIRIFIIAAVICVFLVLPVNYYGKDMEHRNFRFESIDVFTIGNVEEGSKWLWAHCLALYIITCAVCVLLYLEYKSITKMRLAYITGSHPNPSHFTVLVRGIPWSQDHSYSKSVESFFSTYYPDTYVDHQMIYRPSTVHKLKKDAKKMYRILRPIETEYVRGDKPCYLCGGTAHTFKLLQNGEDSIRSQTSIDELHPTQIEKECPAAFVFFKNRYAAVVAAQVLQSSNPMLWVTQLAPEPHDVYWSNLGIPYKQVWVRKIVVLLIALAFVFVFLFPVTLVQGLTQPQVLIHWFPQIKEVLKLKFLNRLVTGYLPSVILILFLYTVPPIMMLLSRIEGNVSRSDRKKSACIKILYFTIWNVFFVNVLSGSFINQMSIFSQIKELPMMLAKQVPTQATFFTTYVLSSGWASLAFELLQLFALICNILRRFILRSKKEPTNIALTFPHHTEIPRLLLFGLLGFTLSILAPIILPFLLVYFFLAFLVYRNQILHVYVTKYESAGQFWPIVHNATIFSLVLTQVIAVAVLAMKKSPMASGCTIPLIIISLLFNEYCRKRFSQVFKRNPAQVLIEMDRRDEQWGKEEGIYNRLRSEYCQLAYISRDLTISKDFSVAGPNRQSRTDHNSPQGADENSLKQGTHHIKLQK
- the LOC107905171 gene encoding CSC1-like protein RXW8 isoform X2, with product MDVADLLTSAGINISVCVVAFSLYSVLRKQPSNACVYFTRRYISETIRHDDPFSLHRFVPSAGWIMQAWRATDEEILEAGGIDAVVFMRIVVLSIRIFIIAAVICVFLVLPVNYYGKDMEHRNFRFESIDVFTIGNVEEGSKWLWAHCLALYIITCAVCVLLYLEYKSITKMRLAYITGSHPNPSHFTVLVRGIPWSQDHSYSKSVESFFSTYYPDTYVDHQMIYRPSTVHKLKKDAKKMYRILRPIETEYVRGDKPCYLCGGTAHTFKLLQNGEDSIRSQTSIDELHPTQIEKECPAAFVFFKNRYAAVVAAQVLQSSNPMLWVTQLAPEPHDVYWSNLGIPYKQVWVRKIVVLLIALAFVFVFLFPVTLVQGLTQPQVLIHWFPQIKEVLKLKFLNRLVTGYLPSVILILFLYTVPPIMMLLSRIEGNVSRSDRKKSACIKILYFTIWNVFFVNVLSGSFINQMSIFSQIKELPMMLAKQVPTQATFFTTYVLSSGWASLAFELLQLFALICNILRRFILRSKKEPTNIALTFPHHTEIPRLLLFGLLGFTLSILAPIILPFLLVYFFLAFLVYRNQILHVYVTKYESAGQFWPIVHNATIFSLVLTQVIAVAVLAMKKSPMASGCTIPLIIISLLFNEYCRKRFSQVFKRNPAQVLIEMDRRDEQWGKEEGIYNRLRSEYCQLAYISRDLTISKDFSVAGPNRQSRTDHNSPQGADENSLKQATELELRQ